In Betaproteobacteria bacterium, a genomic segment contains:
- a CDS encoding 4Fe-4S dicluster domain-containing protein gives EDVCVGCKVCTIACPFGTVNYVADIGKVQKCDLCGGQPACAEACPTGAITYIDADWTGLDRMRQWADKVGNPAHA, from the coding sequence GAGGACGTCTGCGTCGGCTGCAAGGTATGCACGATCGCCTGTCCTTTCGGCACGGTGAATTACGTCGCGGATATCGGCAAGGTGCAGAAATGCGACCTGTGCGGGGGGCAGCCGGCGTGCGCCGAAGCCTGTCCGACGGGGGCCATCACCTACATCGACGCCGACTGGACCGGGCTCGACCGCATGCGTCAGTGGGCCGACAAGGTCGGCAATCCGGCACACGCTTAA